CCCATCTACCTTCTGAAGGATCTTCAGTTTGCTGAGTCCATGCAGCACCAAAACCAGCTTTAGTACTTGAACCATAAACTGTTCCATTTCCACCAAGACTAAATTGCTTAGTTACTGGCTTATAAATAGAAGGAGAACTTGCAAGCATGTAATAGTTCTCAATTTTTGGTCCAACCCAAACAGTTAGGCTTTCTCCAACTGGGAACTGGTACCAAATCTTGTCAACTTTTAAAGCGTCAGATGTGTTTTTACCAGCTGAAAGATAAGTACCTTGTCCTTTGTCTACAAAGTGATCAGATACATTACCAGCCTTAATTCTTGTATATAGAAGATCTTCACCAGTGAAACTTGTATTCATGTTCAACTGATACATATATTCCATAGTGATGGAATCAGTATCTGTTTCATTATCATCATCAACATAACCAGTGATGAAAGCAGCCTTACCGCTCATCTTTGTAGATGAAGAGAACTGGCCAGCCATGATTTCGCCGAGTTGAGATTCAACACCATCAACACGAGCTTGAATGACTTCAGAACTTAAGTCTGAATCGTTAGATACCGAAGTAACATCGGCATTTGCAGCTAATGGAGCCATTAGGCCCAAAGCAGCAGGAGCTACCAGCAAACGCTGAAAAAGCTTCATTGTGTCCTCACACAAATATTGTCGAATCAATAATAGTGTATTCAATGAGACATTACAGAGCCTAAACCCCTAAAAGTATCTTTTTATACATCACTGGATATTATCCGATCTATCTATTATCTATAAAAGCTAAATTGTTACTTGGTGTTAACAGCTAATTTAAACAAAGAGGAAAATTTAGAGACTCTCTTTCTTCCAACCAAGCCTCAGCAACTTTTCGAGCCAAAGATCGAATTCTTGCAATAATCTTGGTTCTTTCGGTAACAGATATAACTCCTCTTGCCTCTAATAAATTAAATGTATGGCTACATTTTAGAACATAGTCAAGGGATGGAGCAGGTAGTCTCTTTTCTATTAATTGATGAGCCTCCTCCTCATAAATTTCAAAAAGTTTTCTTAAATTATCAGAGTTAGATTCTTCAAAATTATATTGACATTGACCCTTTTCAAAAGGAAGCCAGATATCACCATATTTATTATTTTTGTTCCAGGAAAGATCCCAAATACTTTCAACATTTTGCAAATACATTGCCAATCTTTCAAGGCCATAAGTGATCTCAATCGAGACAGGCTTGCAATCAAGACCACCACATTGTTGAAAATAAGTAAATTGGGTTACCTCCATACCATCAAGCCAAACTTCCCATCCCACTCCCCAAGCGCCTAAAGTTGGAGATTCCCAATTATCTTCAACAAATCGAATATCGTGTTCAGTAGGCGAAATCCCTAATGCTTCAAGCGAAGACAAATAAATTTCCTGTATGCCGTCGAGAGAAGGCTTAATAAGAACTTGATACTGAAAATAATGCTGTGCTCTATTGGGATTATCTCCATACCTACCATCAGTTGGTCTTCGACAGGGCTCAGGATAAGCGACAGCCCAAGGCTCCGGACCTATGGCTCTCAAAAAAGAATGAGGGCTCATTGTCCCTGCGCCCTTCTCTAAGTCATATGGCAGGAGCAGCAAACAACCTTTCTCACTCCAGAAATTATTGAGGTTAGAAATTATGTCCTGAAAGTACACTATACAGTCCTCCCAATGTTTTTGAAGCTCAGATTTAGGAGAACAAGGGGAGAACAACGATTCAAAACAAACTTAGGAGAACAGATGTGCGATGTGTCAAAAGAACGATAGGAGAACGAAATCGTCATTTTCAATTTTTTCCCCTTTTCTTTTACTCAACTAATCCTATCTATTTGTGTAATCAATGACACTCAAATATCCATGAACAATCAAACAGATCGCTCTATCCATAGGGAGTAATATATGTATTTCTCTGCTATCCAATGAATGGAGATGGTTAGATAAAAGAAGTAAGTGGAGGTAAGCGTATGAGTAGAAAAGTTAAATACTATTTGTGAATGGATATGTTGTCACACCTTATTCCTATTTCTCAAAATAGAAAAATAATATAAAGACCTACTTTTATTCTTGCACTAACTTACGCTATAAGTAAAAAAGTGATTGCTATCAAAAGATAAGCATAGATGAAACAATCTGGTGATAAAAATCAAGGGGGAGAAGAAGTCTTTGAAGTAACTACATTCACAATTCCTTTTGCTTTAGAAGAAACTCAAGGAAATCTTACTATTAATACAAATGCCCCTTCGAAACTTTCAAATGAAGAAATAATCAATCAAGCATTGCATTTTCATTCACAAGGAAATATTACAGAAGCAGCAAAATGCTATCAAAAGTTAATAAATAAAGGATTTAGGGAAGCATTTAT
The sequence above is drawn from the Prochlorococcus marinus str. MIT 1013 genome and encodes:
- a CDS encoding iron uptake porin, whose amino-acid sequence is MKLFQRLLVAPAALGLMAPLAANADVTSVSNDSDLSSEVIQARVDGVESQLGEIMAGQFSSSTKMSGKAAFITGYVDDDNETDTDSITMEYMYQLNMNTSFTGEDLLYTRIKAGNVSDHFVDKGQGTYLSAGKNTSDALKVDKIWYQFPVGESLTVWVGPKIENYYMLASSPSIYKPVTKQFSLGGNGTVYGSSTKAGFGAAWTQQTEDPSEGRWALSTAYTSQGGAKSAEGQGLFGDDAKSALLTKLEYGTPQWQVSGAVAFKDNGWSDSYFTTAKGKSRASGSSETAIGLRAYWKPDNTGALPSVQLGYDTSSIDDAGTGNADEASGWMVGLNWKDLFMDGNRAGLAVGSRVSATNIVGGGSDPSEDNSVWEAYYSFKVNDGVTVTPAVFGSTDVEAEGKDVTGAVLLTEFRF
- the glyQ gene encoding glycine--tRNA ligase subunit alpha; translation: MYFQDIISNLNNFWSEKGCLLLLPYDLEKGAGTMSPHSFLRAIGPEPWAVAYPEPCRRPTDGRYGDNPNRAQHYFQYQVLIKPSLDGIQEIYLSSLEALGISPTEHDIRFVEDNWESPTLGAWGVGWEVWLDGMEVTQFTYFQQCGGLDCKPVSIEITYGLERLAMYLQNVESIWDLSWNKNNKYGDIWLPFEKGQCQYNFEESNSDNLRKLFEIYEEEAHQLIEKRLPAPSLDYVLKCSHTFNLLEARGVISVTERTKIIARIRSLARKVAEAWLEERESLNFPLCLN